The proteins below come from a single Verrucomicrobiia bacterium genomic window:
- the rpmB gene encoding 50S ribosomal protein L28, protein MARICEMTGARPSKGSIIWRSGKPKREGGIGTHITAITKRRFFPNLQRVKALLPNGEVRYVRVTAKAIKKGLVVKAPKRTWRKDAVTDKKAKTKSRAST, encoded by the coding sequence ATGGCACGGATTTGTGAAATGACGGGCGCTCGCCCTTCGAAGGGCAGCATCATCTGGCGAAGCGGCAAGCCGAAGCGGGAGGGGGGCATCGGGACGCACATCACGGCGATCACCAAGCGCCGGTTCTTCCCGAACCTGCAACGGGTGAAAGCCTTGCTTCCCAACGGCGAGGTGCGGTACGTCCGGGTGACGGCCAAGGCCATCAAGAAGGGGTTGGTGGTAAAGGCCCCCAAACGGACTTGGCGAAAGGATGCGGTCACCGACAAGAAAGCGAAGACCAAGAGCCGCGCTTCGACCTGA